The following are encoded together in the Zingiber officinale cultivar Zhangliang chromosome 8A, Zo_v1.1, whole genome shotgun sequence genome:
- the LOC122011911 gene encoding pentatricopeptide repeat-containing protein At1g08070, chloroplastic-like, producing MIPRLSYKPLLRSFSPDDALQQLDRLLHLSPFPSDHRTYTFLLRLCSFLHPVHGLQLHARLLKSGFHSHLFLQNSLISFYSSAADIPSTRRVFAGISCPDVVSWTSFVSALARAGLDVDALVAFRSMDVLPNALTLVSVLPACARLGELRSGRAIHGFARRGTPNVILDNAILDFYMRCGDLPSARNLFDEMPLRDVVSWTTLISGCNENGLPEEAISAFCAMLRDGISQVQPNEATLVSVLRACTSLTALSRGKSIHSYLVKSWAGVNVLTGNALINMYAKCGEIAMAWRVFHGLARGDSVSWSTMIAGFAMNSRAELALQLFALMICHGLEPDSVTFLALLTACCHAGFVDQGLTMFMSMSKIYRICPEKKHFTCMIDTLGRAGRLKEAEEFFRSLPIEPDKHVVGALLSAGKKHGCNQAESMIFYEKDFVSHLGFGGGTYALVSNILTDAGRYEASYHVRDLMRIQKVKKTAGCSRIGVH from the coding sequence ATGATTCCTCGCCTTAGCTACAAACCCCTGCTCCGATCCTTCTCACCGGACGACGCGCTCCAGCAACTCGACCGCCTTCTTCACCTCTCGCCCTTTCCCTCCGACCACCGCACCTATACCTTCCTCCTCCGTCTCTGCTCCTTCCTCCACCCCGTCCATGGCCTCCAGCTCCACGCCCGCCTCCTCAAGTCCGGCTTCCACTCCCACCTCTTCCTCCAGAACTCCCTCATCAGTTTTTACTCCTCCGCCGCTGACATCCCCTCCACCCGCCGCGTCTTCGCCGGCATCTCCTGCCCGGACGTCGTCTCCTGGACCTCCTTCGTGTCCGCTCTAGCGCGGGCCGGCCTCGACGTGGACGCGCTCGTCGCCTTCCGCTCCATGGATGTGCTTCCCAACGCCCTCACCCTCGTCAGCGTCCTCCCTGCTTGCGCTCGCCTCGGCGAGCTCCGATCGGGCAGGGCTATCCACGGCTTCGCTCGTCGCGGTACACCCAACGTCATACTGGACAACGCTATCCTGGATTTCTATATGAGGTGTGGGGATTTGCCCAGCGCACGCAACCTGTTCGACGAAATGCCCCTGAGGGACGTCGTCTCGTGGACGACTCTGATCTCCGGTTGCAACGAGAACGGACTACCTGAAGAGGCTATATCGGCTTTCTGCGCGATGCTAAGAGATGGTATTAGTCAGGTCCAGCCCAACGAGGCCACCCTCGTAAGCGTCCTCCGTGCCTGTACTTCTCTCACAGCGTTGAGCAGAGGCAAGAGCATCCATTCCTACTTGGTCAAGAGTTGGGCTGGTGTCAATGTTCTCACGGGCAATGCTTTGATAAACATGTACGCAAAGTGTGGAGAAATCGCCATGGCCTGGAGAGTCTTTCACGGCCTTGCCCGCGGAGACTCGGTGTCTTGGTCCACCATGATTGCGGGTTTTGCGATGAACAGCCGGGCAGAGCTAGCATTGCAACTGTTTGCTTTGATGATTTGCCATGGGCTCGAGCCAGACAGCGTGACCTTCCTTGCATTGCTCACAGCCTGCTGCCATGCAGGATTTGTCGACCAAGGATTGACGATGTTTATGTCAATGAGCAAGATCTATCGTATTTGTCCTGAAAAGAAACATTTCACATGTATGATAGATACCTTGGGGAGGGCTGGGCGCCTAAAGGAAGCGGAAGAGTTCTTCAGGAGCCTACCCATTGAACCTGACAAGCATGTAGTAGGAGCTCTGTTAAGTGCAGGCAAGAAGCACGGTTGCAATCAAGCAGAAAGCATGATCTTTTATGAGAAGGATTTTGTCAGTCACTTGGGCTTTGGAGGAGGCACTTACGCATTGGTGTCTAATATTTTGACTGATGCTGGTAGATACGAGGCTTCTTATCATGTGAGAGATCTAATGAGAATACAGAAGGTAAAGAAGACAGCTGGTTGCAGTAGGATTGGAGTTCATTGA
- the LOC122011910 gene encoding BTB/POZ domain-containing protein At3g08570-like, with translation MGAMPETSLLFPAMKTSTSPRFCGPISRRIFSDVAGDITVYVDGQSFLLHKFPLVSRSGKIWKMVVESRDPDLSRLELHEVPGGAEAFELAAKFCYGTTFEITTSNVAQFRCIAEYLEMTEQYQECNLIVRAEAFLNEVVFQSLEKSLEVLYACNGLYPLVDEVGIVNRCIDAIAMNASKEQLVSGLAHLECDSRSGKLMMHCQDWWVEDLSVLKIDHYQRVIAAMRRTGVRSDTITQSLMHYAQTSLKGIEKRQAWEFGLDAGDNQRVVVETLVGLLVTENIKSVPLSFLFGMLRMAIEVNANFNCRQELERRIGFRLELASLDDLLIPSSQASDSVFDIDTVHRILVNFLRRIEVEDSEESSHSSYESEGHKSPCHSSVLKIGRLMDGYLAEIAPDPHLKLPKFMAMIELLPDYSRVTDDGLYRAIDIYLKAHPSLMESECKKMCKLIDCQKLSLEASNHAAQNDRLPLQMIVRVLYHEQIRLKSTLSVSSGDASFSQRLMSTCSVPSGAVSPRDNYASLRRENKELKLEISRMRVRLSELEKEQAFMKRGMTDSRSGEHSSAFFSSISRGIGRIAMFGPAHGKQRKSTRKSQLSEGKSHRRRGQSEFISH, from the exons ATGGGAGCCATGCCGGAGACGTCTTTACTCTTTCCGGCGATGAAGACATCGACCTCTCCCCGgttctgtggaccgatcagcaggag gatattctcggaCGTTGCTGGGGATATAACTGTTTATGTGGATGGGCAGTCATTCCTATTACACAAG TTCCCTCTCGTTTCACGAAGTGGGAAAATCTGGAAAATGGTAGTTGAATCCAGAGACCCAGACCTCTCACGATTGGAGCTTCATGAGGTACCTGGGGGAGCTGAGGCATTTGAGCTTGCTGCTAAATTCTGTTACGGGACAACCTTTGAGATTACAACAAGTAACGTTGCCCAATTTCGTTGCATTGCTGAGTACCTAGAAATGACAGAACAATATCAAGAATGCAACCTGATTGTGAGAGCAGAGGCCTTTTTAAACGAGGTTGTGTTTCAGAGCCTTGAAAAGTCTCTGGAAGTTTTATATGCATGTAATGGTTTGTATCCTTTAGTTGATGAGGTTGGTATAGTAAATAGATGTATAGATGCAATTGCAATGAATGCTAGCAAGGAGCAACTGGTTTCTGGTTTGGCGCACTTAGAATGCGATAGCAGATCAGGAAAATTAATGATGCATTGTCAGGATTGGTGGGTGGAAGATCTTTCTGTACTAAAAATTGATCATTATCAGCGAGTTATTGCTGCAATGAGGAGAACAGGTGTAAGATCAGATACGATTACCCAATCTCTTATGCATTATGCTCAAACCTCTCTAAAGGGTATTGAAAAACGACAGGCTTGGGAGTTTGGCCTTGATGCAGGAGACAATCAAAGAGTGGTAGTGGAAACTCTTGTTGGTCTTCTAGTAACAGAGAATATCAAATCAGTTCCTCTCTCCTTCCTGTTTGGCATGTTAAGGATGGCAATTGAGGTCAATGCAAATTTCAATTGTAGACAGGAACTTGAAAGGAGGATTGGATTCCGATTAGAACTGGCTTCTCTTGATGACTTGCTTATTCCTTCCTCACAAGCAAGTGATTCAGTGTTTGATATTGATACTGTTCACAGGATACTCGTAAACTTTTTAAGAAGAATTGAGGTAGAAGACTCCGAAGAATCATCACACAGTTCATATGAATCTGAAGGACATAAGTCTCCATGCCACAGTTCAGTATTAAAAATAGGGAGGCTCATGGATGGGTATCTTGCTGAAATTGCACCTGATCCGCATCTTAAACTTCCAAAGTTCATGGCAATGATTGAACTCTTACCAGATTACTCTCGTGTTACTGATGACGGACTCTATAGAGCCATTGACATATACTTGAAG GCCCATCCATCCTTAATGGAATCCGAGTGCAAGAAAATGTGCAAGCTCATTGACTGCCAGAAGCTTTCCCTGGAAGCCTCCAACCATGCAGCCCAAAATGACCGGCTGCCGCTCCAGATGATTGTTCGCGTGCTCTACCATGAGCAAATTCGGCTCAAGTCTACCCTCTCAGTGAGCTCCGGCGACGCTTCCTTCTCACAGAGGCTGATGAGCACCTGTAGTGTTCCGAGCGGTGCAGTCTCCCCCAGAGACAATTATGCTTCTCTAAGGAGGGAAAACAAAGAACTCAAGCTAGAAATATCGAGAATGAGGGTGAGACTAAGTGAACTGGAGAAAGAACAAGCATTCATGAAGCGAGGGATGACAGATAGCAGGTCAGGAGAACATAGTAGTGCATTCTTTTCGTCCATCTCCAGAGGGATCGGTAGGATAGCAATGTTCGGCCCGGCACATGGAAAGCAACGGAAAAGCACGAGAAAGTCGCAACTTTCAGAGGGAAAGAGCCATAGACGGCGAGGACAATCTGAATTCATAAGCCATTGA